The sequence ATTTAGAGTATTTAGGTAATAAtgaatacatttaattaaatttctaaaCATAGATTGAATGGAAAATCTTTTAGTTGTTAATTGGTTTGAGATTGTTTTATATAATTAAGCAATTGttgacatatatatttattttgtatattgttatatttattttatttcactaaACACTATaatataacttttttatttttataatgtaTTTTTCTATGTTTTTAGGCGTTAGAAGAGAAAACGTTAAGAATGTATCGCGCAGAGAATATATTTGCTATAAGATACAGATTAGAAATCCAAGACAATCCATACTTTTATTAGCTGGAAGATTATTACAACAATATATAGTGGATATGTATATAAAATTGGAGACAACAAGACTGCATTTTTTTCGCCAAAACCAATCAAGTATGAGAGCAGAATTGTATTAAGGAATTGTGGATAGTGTCTTTAATGGAGAATTAAGAGGGAATGAAGTTGGCAAAAGAATTGTTCTACCAGCAACATTTATAGGAGGACCAAGAGATATGTGCCGTAGATATCTTGATGCATTGACATTAGTACAAAAATTTGGAAAACCATATCTATTCATtacaatgacttgcaatccagAGTGGAAAGAAATACAAGAAGCATTATATGATAGTAAAACAGCTCAAGATCATCCAGACTTAACTACACGAGTATTTCGAGCAAAACTGCAAGACTTGAAAGATCAATTATTCAAGAGGAAAATTTTTGGACATGTAGCTGCACATGATGTAGTTGAATTTCAAAAAAGATGGTTACCACATGTCCACATGCTGATAATTTTCAAGTCAAGTTGAATACGACAAGTGAAATAGATAAGTTTGTAGGTGCCGAACTTCCTAAATAAGTTTGTAAGTGTCGAACTTCCCGATGAATAAAATAATTCTGAATTGTTTGAATTGGTGAAAAAATATATGATACATGGACCTTGTTGAGAGAAAAATCTAAATAATCATTGTATGGTGAAAGGAAAATGCAAATGCCATTATCCACGACCATATTGTAAAAACATACAACAAAGTAAAAATGGAAATCCAATTcacagaagaagaaaaaatggatCAACTGTACGTGTTCGGAATGCAGACTTAGACAACCAATGGGTTGTACCATAAATGTTGTAAGTCCGATTGAAGGAGAAATGTACTACGGAAAATTATTGTTGAATCTTGTTAGAGGACCAACCTCTTTCCAACATTCATTGACGGTTAATGGTATAAAATGCACAACATTCAAAGAAACCGCACAAAAAAAGAGGTATTCTTGTAAAATTGCAACACATCTTTCTCCAAAATTGATGAGAGTGCAATATGCAAAAAATGCAATGAAGAAGTTTTTGAGACGTCGCCCACGTAAATACgtaattatcaaattaaaaactaCTACCAATTGAAAATTAGTTAATGAcacaataacaaaaatataataatttttatcattttatataattctaGATACAAATTCACAATAAATGTTATACAAGGCGACTGCAATGCACATGTTACACTATTCGATCAAGCGGCAGAGGTATATGTAGGATGCTCTGTGGATGAATATTTTTCTTCAATCAAAGAGGTAAATTAAGATTTCTTACTTGAACACTTGCTATAATTTAAATTGTTAATATTACAAAATTCGATATTACGTAATTAtaacaattatatattttcacatgGTGAAACAGACTCCACATACTATAGAAGATTAAGCACACAAGCGTACACGGAAATGCGCTTCATGACGATGCTCAAGTATATAAAATTCGTTCAACGAGGAAATCTCAATATCGTAGCAAATGCAATCCAAAAAATGCAACCAATGAAAAACATCGATGTTGGAGATATTGAAGAAGAGCCGACTCAAGTGGAGGAAAAGAAACATTCACCCAagaaatcaaaaaagaaaatcccgtctagaaagaaaaaatctacGATGGAGTTGCAGCCCACAGAatcgcaaaagaaaaaaagaagggtAACCAAGAAAAAGTTTGATGACTACATTGAGATTACAAGTGACGACGATCTGCTGCTGACCAAAAATAAGAACAAAAGATCCTCAATCgtcaaaatcaaataagaaaatgttTAAAATTCGTCTTGCTCCGTACATATATAATTTAGGATGTTTTTCATAGATTtttttgcatatttatttagaggtatattatgaatattactttattacatttaaatttattcGTTAATCGTTGCATTGGTtccttttttaaattacaattatagtcaaatgaattaatacaaatattcaaaactatataaaaatatctatgaattttatttacatAGTAAAAAACATACGTGTTCAACGTGCATCGCACGTTCTTCCTGCTAGTACTTATAAATAAGGCATAAAATATGCAGGGAAGGAACAAAATAACGTGTAATAAATTAGCTTATTTATCGCAAAAGCCACAAGCCTTCTAGTGTGCAACTTTAAAGCAAGTTTGCATTAACAAACATAGTAAAATTAAGAACTAATGAACTAGAAACAGGCAATTTCCTCTTCTACAGTTCAGACAAAGAAAAACTACTTGTTTGTGGTGTAGCAAACAAAGTACTAATCATGACATGCTACACTATAGGGGCATTTACTTTGGGTGATCGACAATGCATATATGATTGAGCATTTGAAGGAtaacattatttaaaaaaaactagTTCAAAAGAAGATGCATGCGTGCAGATTTGATCAAGTTTCGAAAGATTTTATGTCAAGTTGCAGAgggagaatggaagctcaccatttaatctGTTGGAAGAGAGCAATAAATACTCCAAATTTGATAGATtgccaatggtggatggtattgggcCTGAAAATTGGAGAACTCTTCGTATAAATCACTTTACAAGGAGCAAAAGAATGACATTTTGTTTAAAATTTAAGAGGAATGTACTTGAAAACAAACACAAGAAACTTGCAGATAAAATATGGAaactcaccatttaatttgttggaagaaaGTTCTAATGAAACTAAATATGGTAAATTTCCAATGGTGAatggtattggacctgaaaATTAGATAATCGCTCATATAATCACTTAAAAGATAAGCATAATAAAAAGTCATCTTGTTTAAAATTTAAGAGGAATGTACTTGAAAAGTGAAAACATACACTGAAACTTTATGAGATTCATTTGTTAATGTTGAGAAGATAGAAGATCCAATATAACTGGAAATAGAAAATCCAACTATTGTTATTTGTTAGAGTATTTATTTAACTAATTAAGCACAAAttaattatatcttaaaaataattatatcagTCATGTTCTGTTTCATATTGGACATGCAATGACGAAGTAATTAAATAGCTAATTTGTATCTTCTtgcaaaaagagaaaaaatagttTTGCAAGCATTTCTGCCGAGTTGCAGATAGAGCAGgaaagctcaccatttaattcaTTGGAAGAGAGATATAGTAACTGCagatttgatagattcccaatggtggatggtattgtaCCTAAAAGTTGGTAGCAAACCTTTACAAGAATTACTTGGAAAATAATTTGGATATATAAGAATACCAATCTACTTTCTTTATACAAAGAAATGTACATAGCATTTCACCATATGTCACCTCTATCATCAATTGTTTGAAATATCTTTCAACAAATGATAAAATCTGCAgctcaattaaaataattaattgagaGCCCAATCTATTATAAAACCCAAATTCATAGCCCGACATCCTCAGCCAAGAAGAAGCCCATCACTTTAAAAATAAATCGGCCCAGACCTAGCAGCTCAACTTCTAATTATTCAGGCCCAAGACTTGAGCCCAAACCTAATCCTCCATTTTCTTTCTCGCGCAGCCGTTTCCTCCCTCATTTCTTCCGGATGAGATCATTTGTCCCACGATTTAGTGTGTTCCactcttattttttatattttataattaattttttataaataaaaattattattatattatgaactctaattaatatttataattaaaattttaaatttaaaaaaattatatataccctaacttttaattaattaacccaaataataTATTGTTAATTCAAATACTTATTCATAAAAAATCCATTCTGTATCTCGATTGTATACAGTAGTACAGTTCATATCTTTATTCAGTTTATTGCTATTTCTTGTTGGTTTAATAAATTAGACTCAAACGGTTAATTAGTTGGACCTACTATTCTATCTAACTAATTATCTATGCAGCTAAAAGCAATATAGGGGGAGTTGGGTTAGGTGGATGAGATAACAAGATTGATAGGACCGGAGTGTGATTAAAATAATCCACCCAACAATGGATGATTAGATGTGGGCCCAATTATGCAAATCAAACACTTAATTAAAGTGAATTATTTTGATCAATCATGTTTTATCAGTACTCAAACCAAAAGCTTACTtagggggtgtttactttgcatgattgagtaatTTTATCCTCAATAGTAAGATTTCTTCAATCCACCCTTTTAATGGGATAACTCAGACTCGAAAGGAAAAaaggattttatttaaaaataaaaatggccaaatattTGATCAAGTTTTGAAAGCAATCTTGTCTAGTTGCAGATAGAacatggaagctcaccatttaatttgttggacgAGAGGTATAGGACCTGCagatttgatagattcccaacGGTGGATGGTATTGTACCTGAAAGTCGGTAGCAAACCTTCACATGAGTTACATGACAAATAATTTGGATATATAAGAATACTTAAAACTTGGAAGACCCAAACtgttttgaatttaattttaattaaatataggtATATGAAATATATACTATTCTCATAACATAAGCAAGAACAATATGACAAAGAGATCAAGATGGATAGAGGAATACACAACCATGAAAAGAGTTCCAACTCAAATCTAGAAAAACAAGAGAAGAAAGATTTCCGATTTCCTGTGGAATGCTTCCTTCGAGTTCCATAACAGAGATATCTAATTTAGTCACCCTACTACGAAGTGAATCACAAGTAACTCCTATCCATGTGCAAAACGAGGTTCCACTTgtccaat comes from Salvia miltiorrhiza cultivar Shanhuang (shh) chromosome 3, IMPLAD_Smil_shh, whole genome shotgun sequence and encodes:
- the LOC131016974 gene encoding receptor-like protein 35, which gives rise to MELEGSIPQEIGNLSSLVFLDLSWNSFHGTIPSTVGNLSNLQVLYLSSNKLNGTIPSTIGNLSNLQLLYLSSNELNGPIPFTIGNLPYLVSLELSSNKLNGPIPSTIGNLSNLEYLLLSSNRLNGFEWLSQREVEGSYK